One window from the genome of Pseudomonas leptonychotis encodes:
- the rplX gene encoding 50S ribosomal protein L24 — translation MQKIRRDDEIIVIAGKDKGKRGKVLKVLADDRLVVGGLNLVKRHTKPNPMSGVQGGIVEKEAPLHASNVAIFNGETNKADRVGFKVEDGKKIRVFKSTQKAVDA, via the coding sequence GACGAGATCATCGTGATCGCCGGTAAAGACAAAGGTAAGCGTGGCAAGGTGCTTAAGGTTCTCGCTGACGACCGTTTGGTTGTCGGTGGGCTTAACCTGGTTAAGCGCCATACCAAGCCGAACCCGATGTCGGGCGTTCAGGGCGGTATCGTCGAGAAAGAAGCGCCTCTGCACGCTTCTAACGTGGCCATCTTCAATGGCGAAACTAACAAGGCTGATCGCGTTGGTTTCAAAGTTGAAGACGGTAAGAAAATTCGTGTCTTCAAGTCGACCCAAAAAGCGGTTGATGCTTGA
- the rplE gene encoding 50S ribosomal protein L5: MARLKEIYRKEIAPKLKEELKLGNVMEVPRITKITLNMGLGEAIGDKKIIEHAVADLEKITGQKVIVTYARKSIAGFKVREGWPIGVKVTLRRERMYEFLDRLLSISLPRVRDFRGLNAKSFDGRGNYSMGVKEQIIFPEIDYDKIDALRGLDITLTTTARSDDEGRALLRAFKFPFRN; this comes from the coding sequence ATGGCACGACTAAAAGAGATTTACCGGAAAGAAATCGCGCCGAAGCTTAAGGAAGAACTTAAGCTCGGTAACGTGATGGAAGTTCCGCGCATCACCAAGATCACCCTGAATATGGGCCTGGGCGAAGCAATCGGTGACAAGAAAATCATCGAGCACGCTGTTGCCGACCTGGAAAAGATTACCGGTCAGAAAGTCATCGTGACTTATGCCCGCAAGTCGATTGCAGGTTTCAAAGTTCGTGAGGGCTGGCCGATTGGCGTTAAAGTAACTCTGCGCCGCGAGCGTATGTACGAGTTCTTGGATCGTCTGCTGTCTATCTCCCTGCCGCGCGTGCGTGACTTCCGCGGCCTGAATGCCAAGTCCTTCGATGGTCGTGGCAACTACAGCATGGGCGTTAAAGAGCAGATCATTTTCCCGGAAATCGACTACGACAAGATCGATGCTCTGCGTGGTCTGGATATTACTTTGACCACCACCGCCCGTTCGGATGATGAAGGTCGCGCCTTGTTGCGTGCGTTCAAATTCCCGTTCCGTAACTGA